The region CGCAATGCCCTGTCTGAGGAAATGCTGGACGCTCTGACAGAAGCCTTTAAAGAGGCTGGTGAAGACAAAAGCGTTCATGTGATTGTTCTGGCAGCCGATGGCGATGTGTTCTGTGCCGGCCATCACCTGAAGGAAATGACCCTGCACCGGGCTGATGAGGACGGCGGTCGCGCCTATTTCGCCGATATCATGGCGCGCTGTTCAGCGATGATGATGGGCATCGTGAAATGTCCCAAGCCAGTGATTGCCGAAGTTCAGGGCATGGCCACGGCAGCCGGATGCCAGCTGGTGGCCACATGCGATCTCGCCATCGCAGCCGACCAGGCGGAATTCTGTACTCCGGGAGTCAATATCGGCCTTTTCTGCTCAACGCCCATGGTGGCTGTCAGCCGTAATCTGCAACGCAAACAGATGATGGAAATGCTGCTCACCGGTGAAATCATCGACGCAATCACTGCCAAAGGCTATGGCCTCGTCAACCGGGTGGTTCCTAAACAGTATCTGCGCACGGTCATCGATAAATATGCCAGCGAGATCGCCTCGAAATCCCCCCTCACCCTGAAAATCGGCAAGGAAGCCTTCTACAATCAACTCGATATGCCACTTCAGGAAGCCTATGATTATTGTTCGCAGGTCATGACCGAGAATATGCTGGCTCGTGATGCGGAAGAAGGCATCAATGCGTTTATCCAGAAGCGGCAGCCGGAATGGACCGGCGAATAAGGGCATAAACGGGATGAACCACGACAGCTATTCAGACAGCTATATCAGGGGCGTTCTTGATGAGGTCAAGACGATAGCCATGGTTGGCGCAAGCCCCAATCCGGTGCGCCCCAGCTATTTCGTGCTGAAATATATGCTGGAGAAAGGCTATCAGGTCATCCCCGTCAACCCCGGCCAGGCAGGTAAGGAGATCCTCGGCCAGACGGTTTACGCATCCCTGAAGGACATTCCTCAGCCAGTGGATATGGTCGACATCTTCCGGAACTCGGAAGCCGCAGGTCCGATTACCGATGATGCCATTGCCATTGGTGCCAAAGTGGTCTGGATGCAGCTTCAGGTGCGCAACGACGAGGCCGCAGAACGCGCAGAAGAAGCCGGTCTCAATGTGGTGATGAACCGCTGTCCGAAGATCGAATATGGTCGACTTTCCGGAGAAATCGGCTGGGCAGGTGTAAACTCTCGCACACTGTCCTCCAAAAAACCGCGCCTCGCAGCAGGTTTTCAACACCGGAAGCTTGGAACTGGCCGGAAGTCGGATTGAATCCTGATGAAAACACTTATTACAGCGATCAAACGCATTTCATTGCTATTCTTCCTGCTGACCATCTTGAGCGGCAACAGTCTGATCAAGGATCTCGGAACGTTCAAAGTGCCCCGCTCTTGGGCTTATCTGGCCTTTGAAGTGACAGGGAACCAGAGCTATCTTGGTTCTATATGTTCCGTATCCGATGGTCGCACATACAGTGTAACAGCCAGACGGCACGAACTGCTATGTGTCAGCGGTTTCCTTGGAACAGATCCGACCTATAATCTGTATCTCTACGATCCGGGTGGTGTCGGTTCAGATGGAATTCCAACCCGATGGAGCGACCATTTTTCGGTGCGCATTCCAGGTTCGAACCGGAGGATTTTTCTGGTCCGTGTAAAACCGGGCAAATATTTTCCGGCATTCCTTTCCAGCAGCCAAAACCAGAAACGTACAATTCATCTGGCAAACGGAAATGTTCCGGTTTTCGATGCCCGTCCTGGCTCAATCACCTATGCCGGAACATTTGGCAGACGATATACCGGTCGCATCCAGTGGCGTCCCGGTAGCTTCGTCAAACAACTCAATCGAGTGGGGTTCAAAATCCCTCGGAAGGCCATCAGCACGGCGAAACCCGGTAACGGCATCAGCAAATGCACCATCAGCAAGCCATTCAGCTTCTCCAGAAGCAACAATGGCAAGTGCACGTTTTCAATCCAGAACAAAACCTATATCGGATTGAGATAACTTATTCTGACTCGGGCTCGCCCAGGCAAAGATGCAGGATGGGCGACCATGGGGCTTTCAGGCCCAGACATTCCGATGTGATCTCATCTCGGAAACCTGCCACCAATACCGATGCCAAGCCGTTGGCTGTGGCCGCCAGCTGGCCATTCTGGGCAGATGCGCCAGCCTCAAGATAGACATAGCGCTCTCCACGCACTCCATAAGGAGGCTGATCGACAAAATGTCGGCAGGCAAGCGGAATGTTGCCGCAGACGGTAACAACAGCTGCTGCAGACCCCACCCATGGCTGTTCGCCAAGAGCAGCCTGCTCCAGGCCAAGTCTCAGATCCCTGCGGCTACGACGCGTGAAGGTCTGCTCGACCATATCCACCTCAAACAGTCCACGGTCCAGGCCTTCCACATGACCAACGCTTAGAAACAGTTTGAGAGGATGCAGGCTCTCCGCTGACGGAACAGTCCGCTTGCCGCTTTCATCAGTGACCCCATACATCGCCCAGAGTACCGCCTCCAGATCACTGGACGTTATAGGTTCCAACGCGAAATCCCGATTGCTTCGCCGCCGCGACAAGGTCTGAAGAAAATCACTCATACTGACGCCTCATGCTCCCCATGCCTGAAACGCTATCGAATCAGGCAGCCAAACACAACTAAAGCCTTGTGAAAGGCCAGATATCTTTCGCCGTAAGCGCTTTCCCCTGCCCGATAATACGGTTACAAAGGTCACAAACATTTTATGCTAACGGAGGAAGGCTTCCATGAGCGACGATCATATCCCCGGGTTTGATACCCTAGCTGTCCATGCCGGAGCACAGCCGGACCCGGCGACCGGTGCCCGCACAACACCTATTTATCAGACCACATCCTTTGTGTTTGATGATGTGGATCATGCAGCCTCGCTCTTCGGTCTTCAGGCTTTTGGCAACATCTACACCCGCATCATGAACCCGACCCAGGCGGTTCTGGAAGAGCGCGTTGCAGCTCTTGAGGGCGGTACAGCGGCGCTTGCCGTCTCATCCGGTCATGCGGCCCAGCATCTGATTTTCCACGCCATGCTGGAACCTGGTGACGAATTTGTTGCCTCGCGACAGCTTTATGGCGGTTCCATCAACCAGTTCACCCATTCCTTCAAGCAATATGGCTGGAATGTTGCCTGGGCCGACTTCAACGATCCGGCTGCCATTGAAGCCGCCATTACCGACAAGACAAAGGCGATCTTCTGTGAATCCATCGCCAATCCTGGCGGGATTGTCATGGATCTGGATGCGATTTCCGCTGTCGCCAAGAAACATGGCCTGCCGCTGATCGTCGATAACACCATGGCGACCCCTTATCTCTGCCGTCCGATTGAACACGGCGCAGATCTTGTTGTGCACTCCCTGACCAAGTTCATGGGCGGCCATGGCAACTCCATGGGCGGCATCATTGTAGACGCCGGATCGTTTGACTGGTCTGCATCCGGCAAATATCCAATGCTGTCAGAGCCACGCCCGGAATATCAGGGCATCAAGATCCACGAGACCTTTGGCAATTTCGCTTTTGCCATCGCCTGCCGTGTTCTTGGCCTGCGCGACCTTGGTCCGGCGATCTCGCCGATGAACGCGTTCCTTATTCTCACGGGTATTGAGACCCTGCCGCTGCGCATGCAGAAGCATTCTGATAACGCGAAGGAAGTCGCAGCCTTCCTCGCCTCCCATGAGGCCGTGAGCTGGGTATCTTACTCCGGTCTGCCCGGCGACAAGAGCTACAACACCGCACAGAAATACTGTCCGAAAGGCTCTGGTGCCGTTTTCACCTTTGGGCTCAAGGGCGGTTATGACGCCGGTGTCAAACTTGTTGAAAGCCTTCAGCTTTTCTCACACCTTGCCAATATCGGTGACACGCGGAGCCTGGTCATCCACCCGGCATCCACCACCCATCGCCAGTTGACAGATGAGCAGAAAACAGCAGCAGGTGCCGGACCGGACGTTGTCCGTCTCTCGGTGGGCATCGAGGATGCAAGCGACATCATTGCTGACCTGAAACAGGCCCTCAGTTAAGTCCTCTGTATAGATCAAATAAAAGCCGGGTCATTCGACCCGGCTTTTTTTGACACATTGCATCAAAGAGAGAACCTGACCTACAGCGTGCTACTGAAAAGTTGATAGACTTTTCAGATAAAAGCTCGCGCTGAGACAAACTCCTAAAGCACTACTGCCAATTCAAGTGGTGCTTTAGCGACAAAACACCCTGCCTCATTCCGGCATGGACGCCAGACGCCGCAGGTGGGCCACCGCCACCCAAAGCACCACAACAGCACCGCCCTGATGCAACAGGCCCAGAGCCATCGGTACAGAATGGACCAGTGTGCCGATACCGATAATGGCCTGTGCCGTAACGGCTGTCATCAGCATCATGGCCCCGCGGCGCATGGGAGTGTCCCACATGCGGATAGTGTGCACGAGCGTCAGGCCAAACAGGATATAGGCGAGAATCCTGTGGTCGAACTGAACGGTGATCGCGTTCTCAAAGACGTTGATCCAGACCGGTTCAAACTGCAGCAGGCCCTCAGGGACGAATGTCTCTCCCATCAACGGCCATGTATTGTAGCCGTGCCCGGCGTGAAGGCCCGCGACCAGTCCACCGAGAAAGATCTGCCCCAGCGTCAGAAGAAGAAGAACCCAGGCAAGGCCATAACCAAACTGGCTTTCACGCTCGGACAAGCCTTTCCGCTCAAGCTGCATATCCTTGGCAACCCAGATCGTATAGGCGAAGATGACACAGGCCAGCGTCAGATGAACGGCGAGCCTGTACTGGCTCACATCCACACGCTCAGTCAGTCCGGACGCCACCATCCACCAGCCGATGGCTCCCTGAAGACCACCCAGGACAAAAAGCATCCAGAGCTGCGGCCTATGCCGGGTTGGAACGGCCCCTTTCCAGAGGAAAAACAGAAATGGCAGCAGAAAGGCTACACCGATAAAGCGTCCAAGAAAGCGATGTCCCCATTCCCACCAGAAGATGAACTTGAACTCTTCGAGGCTCATCCCCTTGTTGACGAGTTCGTATTCCGGAATCTGCTTGTACTTGTCGAATTCTTCCTGCCACTCGGCAACAGACAGGGGCGGAATGGCACCATGAATGGGTTTCCACTCTGTGATCGATAGACCGGAATCCGTCAGTCGGGTTGCTCCTCCAACCAGCACCATGACAAAAATCAGCAGCGCAATGACATAGAGCCAGACAATGACTGCGCGGCCCGTTACGGCCTGGTCATTGCGTGCGAGCCTGCCAAAATCGACACTGGTCATATGGGATTACCCTTCTTGTTTCTTCTCAAATGTCCCCGGAATGGAATTGGTCTAAAACGCCTCCCACCATCATACAATGATTAAATTGCCGCAGAGGCCAAGAGAACAGGTGACATTGTCCGCGATCATCTATAAGCGAATGCACGGAAATCAGATCAACGAGGCCAGCACAATTATGAAACAGAGAACCCGCAAGTTTTTCGGCGTTATCCTGGTCCTGATATGGATGATTTTCTACGCCCTTCTGGCCATGACCATTGCGGTCGCAAAGCTGCCAGAAGCAAGCCGTCTGTTTGAACTCGTCTACTACGCTCTGGCTGGCCTGCTCTGGACCATTCCAGTCGCAATCATCATCAAATGGATGGCAAAACCTGACGAAGAGGCCGCAGACGCTGAAGGGTGATCAGCTTCCGTACAGATCAGGCGGCTTCAGATGCTCTCAGGCGCTCACCCTTGATGAGTTTGAGTCCCTTGTAGAACAGCATCGGTGCACCCGACAACAGGACATCCAGATAACGAAGGTCCTGATATTCTCCGTTCAGCGAAATTCTGGGTAAGGCGGTGGGTACATCCATAGGCTTCCTGTGCAAAAGCCCAGGGCGCGTCGTAACGGCAGTCTTGAAGCCGATTTCCGCCGCAAGCTGAAACTCCCTCTCCGACGCGGCCATAGCCATGCCATAAGGATAAGAAAAATGTGCAGGGTTTTCACCGAGCTGTTCTGCCAGAACAGCTGCCCCGCGGATGATTTCCTCCCGTGCTTCGTCCCTGCCAAGGCGGCGCAAAGCGTAATGATTGACCGTATGGGCACCGATTGTCACAAGAGGATCCTGATTGATGGTCCGGACTTCATCCCAGGTCATGAACAGCTCATCGTTCATCTCATCGATTGAGATATCAGCCTGGTCAGCCAGCCTGCGGATAATCCGCCTCTGCCAATGCTGGTCACCGGTCATCAGGGCATGCCAGAGCATCTGATAAGCCGCACATTTCTCGCCAGATGTTCTGAGCGGAGCCGACCATTCCACTCCTTCCCCGGCAAAATCCAGCGCTTGTGATTTCCGCAGGACTTCCTCAAGCACAAGCCACCATGGCTCCGTCTGACGATCAATCAGGCCGGTCGCCACATAGATACAGAAAGGAACATTGTGTTTTTTGAGGATGGGATAGGCCAGTTCCAGATTATCGCGATATCCATCATCAAACGTCAGGCAGACAAAACGACGGGCATCGGGGTCATTCAACCGATTTGAGGCTTCATCCAGCGAAACAAGATCAATATCAGCTTCCCGCAAGTGCCGGACTACGGCCTCAAGATAGTCTGGTGTGACTTCCAGAAGTCGATTGGGCTGGAAATCATCGCCATCCTGCCGCGGCTGCACACGGTGCAAGGTCAAAAAAGCGCCCTTGCCTCCACAAACAGGCGACAGCATCCGATACAGACCAGAGTAATAAAAGGACTCGAGTCCAAGCCGAATAATGGCTCTTCTCAATGACGAAACATCCAACGCACCAGCCTCAAACCTGTTTGCGACAGAAGGCAATCACTTTACCATATGCCATTCAGAAAGCAGTACCTCAATGGCATAGGGCAGCAACAGCCTTAACAAATTCCTGCACTATTCTATACAATTACCGTTGATAGATTAAATTGATCTGAACGCGCGTGTCCTATGGTTGTATCAACAACTTTGGGGAAGTGACACGATGCCATCGAAAGTCGATGCATTTGAACGGGCGGAAAGCCGGGTGACAGCCAACATGCTTGGCCAGCATCTGGGCAATGTCGAATCGTTTGATCTTTATCTCTCCGACAGCACCAGTTCGCTTGAATATTTATGGCACGATTTCCAGAAAACGGCCGTTATGACGCCCTATCAGCAGTTTGGCTGGATGGATGCATGGCTGAATACGATCGGCGCAGAGCAGAATATTGAAGCAGCGATTGTGACCGGATTCGATAATCACGGGATTGCATTCATCCTCCCCCTCTGCATCAAGCGTCGCGGACCATTTCGGGTCCTGAACTGGATTGGTGGAAAACATACCAACTACAATATGGGCCTTTATCGCCGGGATGTGATGAGCAGATTGTCAGCGCAAGACATCTGCCAACTGCTCAAGATCATCTCACAAAACGGCACCAGAATTGACGTTGTCCAGCTCCAGAACCAACCCAAGAGCTGGAATGGACTGGATAACCCGTTCGCCGCTGTCCCCTATTCGGATGCGCCAAGCATTGCGCTCTCTGTGGATCTGAGCAGTGGCTTTCAGCACTATTTTGAAACCGTAGTGCGCAAAAGAGCCCGTAAGAAATACAAGACCCAGACTCGCAAACTTCTTGAATCCGGACACTCCGTTGCAATCCGCATCTCGGAAAGTGCAACGGATGGTTATGAGCTGTTTTCAATCTTTCTCAAGCAGAGAAATGAGCGGTTCCGAAATCAGGGCATTCAAAGCCCCTTCGGCAGTGACGATGCCATATTGTTCTATCTTGATCTGATCCAGCGATCACAATCAGCCGATAAAGATCTGCTGACCTTCTACAGTCTGGTTATCGATGGTCAAGTGCGGGCGATTTTCGCAGGCGTCGGTCACAGAGGAAGGTTCTCGGCCTGTATAACGTCCTTTGCAGATGATGAACTGGCACAGCTCAGCCCGGGTGAATATCTGTTGCATTACCTTATCCAGGATCGTGCGGAGCTGGGTGATGTGATCTTTGATCTTGGTATTGGAGATGCGCGCTACAAACGCGCCTGGTGCGATACAGAGGACGTTCTGTTCGACAATCTCCTCCCGGTCGCTTCTATTGGCAGACTTCTGGTCCCTGCCCTTCGGGTAGGCTCTCGTCTCAAGTCCGAAATCAAAAACTCCAGAACTCTTTGGTCTGCGGTTAATCTATACCGAAGAGCCAAAGCTTACCTGCTCTGTGTCTTTCATCCATGCGATGATGAAGAGGCTTTACCGTCGGTCAAAAACGTCAAACAGCCCGTTGCAAACCAAGATCGTCGCGACAGTAACGCTGCCTAGATATCGCCCTTCATAGGAACGACCAGCTCTGCGCCAATCCGCCACCAGAATCTTCAATCCTCGCCAACAATAAAACACCCGGACCAGTGTTTGCTCCGGGGGTTAATCCGTTTTACAGTCGCCATAATGGCCTGCAGCGCGCGTCTGAAAAATGGATAGACTTTCAGGCAGAAATTCGTGCAAAAACAAACTCTTAAAGTACTGCCACCAATTCAAGTTAAAGGTCTGGTGCTTTAAGCCATTGAGCGGGCTCTTGAAGCAAAAGTCACATCGCGACAGGCAAACTCTTCCAGAGCTTCACGCAGGCTGGCTTCATCCGCCTCGCTGAGTGCCTGATCCGGGGTAACGATCACATCAGCGCCATCTCCGATAACCTCAAGCCCTGCATCCAGATGTTCAGGTCCGCCGAGATTGGTCACCACATAGTCATAACGCTTGCTCAACCGCCTGAAGAGCCCTTTGACGATATCGGAGGACTCATCCCAACGATCATCAACAGTACCCGCGACCACCATATCAAGGCCCGTATCAGCATCCGGCACGATAACATCACTCAGAGACATTGTGCCTGCCACCACATCCCAGAAACCTGCGGCTTTATCAGCGGCGCCAATGTTGGCAAGATCGATATCAAGAAGCAGAACCTTCTGTCCTTGACCAGATAAATCCTGAGCAAGATCCATCGCCCGCCCAAGGGATCCACCGGACGGAGAAAGCTGAATAAACACGACAGATTCAGCGTCCTTGTTGTTCACCTGAGCAATAGCCGCCGGAGACACAGACGCAGCTTCGGCCTCAGATCCCCGCTGGTCCGACGAATCCGGTGAACGTACCTTGGTCAGATCATGAATAGAGGCGCTTTTAGGAGTAGCCATTGCTGCCAGTGTCGATGCTCCGGCAGCGGCATGGCCAACGCCCGTTTCCCCTGAGCCTCTTTTCTCGTCTGAGACAAGCTTTGGCTTGGTCATTTCTGTCTCAGAGGTGCTCTCCCGGAGGCTTTCCGGTATCTGTGAAGTAGAGGCTGTAATGTTGTCTGACGGATTGTCATCAGTCTTGATAGCTTTGACACGCTCATCCATCAGAACATCTTCGATCGACGCTCTGAGACGTAGTCCCTCTTCCTTGGCCTCGTCATCCAGAACGACGGAATTCCTTGTCGATTCCTGTGTGTCGGACCTGTTGGTTTGTGGTGAATTGACCGGAGGCGTCTCCTCAACAACACGACTGACCTCAGCATGGCCAGTCCGTGTCGGAGAAGTCGGTGCCGGAGTTGGTGTTGGTGTTGGTGTTACAGCCGGTGCTGCAACAGCAGCAACTGGTACAGCAGCAGGCATAACTTCAGAATACACGATAGCCCGACCACTCAGGAGTGACCGAAGGGTTATTCCCACCACGCCAAAAATAAAGACGACAGCAACTGCAGCAATGACAAACAGCCCAACATTGGGGAAATATGGCTTGCTCGGCACCGACGCGTTCGACACAACACGCGCATCTGGCAGGAACGCATCAACATTCTGCCGCGCCAAAGCTTCACGATACCGCTTGAGGAACGTCTCGAGCAGATCACGATCCGATGTCGCCTCCCGCTCCAGTTCGCGCAACTTCACCGACTGGGTATCAGCATTGGCAGAAACTTGCTGAAGCTGCGTCAGCTTCGCCTCAAGAGATTCTACTCGCTTGCGAGCAACCGTTGCATCATTTTCAAGTGCACGTCTGAGGTTACGGGCTTCCGAACGGATTTCCTTATCCAGATCAGCGATCTGGGACTGGATTGCCTTGATCGTCGGATGGCCAGGCAGAAGTGAAGCAGACAGTTGAGCCAGCCGGGCCTTCAACTGTGCTTTCTGCTCGCGCAAACGCTGGATAAGCTGAGAGTTGATGACCTCACGAGAGGTATCGAGAGATCCACCCCCATCAAGCAAAGACTGGATCTGCGATGCCTTAGCTTCCGCATCGAGCTGAACGCCGCGCGCACGAGCCAGTTCCGTGTTCAGACTGCTGAGTTGTTCGCGATTGAGAGGCGTATTGCTCTGGCCAATCTGTAATCCGGTTTCGGCACGATATTCAGCTACCCGGTTTTCTGACAATGTTACCGTCTCGCGGAGGCGCGCAATCTCGCTTTCAAGCCAGACCACAGCTTCCTTGGTCCGCTGTTCCTTTACCTCTCCCTGGAAAGCAAGGTATTCGGAAACAACGGTGTTGGCAGCAGCAGCTGCAAAGGTCGGGTCCATCGAAGAGTAATCAATGGTTATAACGCGTGTTCCACGTACTTCATAAACCTCCAGCCCTTCCGAAAAGCGGGCAACACGGTCATATTCCGGGTTCACGCTACGCTTCGGTCCGCCGAGGTTGAAAATACCACTGACACTGTCAAACAGCTGCTTTACGATACCCCGCTCATTCTCACGCTCTTTTTCGCTGGCCGGCATTTCTCCTGTCTTGGCGACAACGCGACGCAGCAAGTCGACGGAGGCAAGCATCTCGACCTGACTGCGAACACCTTCCTTGTCGAGAATCGTGCGCTCTTCCGATCGCACCCCACT is a window of Coralliovum pocilloporae DNA encoding:
- a CDS encoding enoyl-CoA hydratase: MTDTAPSLASDAPLLREQIGTTLRLTMNRARSRNALSEEMLDALTEAFKEAGEDKSVHVIVLAADGDVFCAGHHLKEMTLHRADEDGGRAYFADIMARCSAMMMGIVKCPKPVIAEVQGMATAAGCQLVATCDLAIAADQAEFCTPGVNIGLFCSTPMVAVSRNLQRKQMMEMLLTGEIIDAITAKGYGLVNRVVPKQYLRTVIDKYASEIASKSPLTLKIGKEAFYNQLDMPLQEAYDYCSQVMTENMLARDAEEGINAFIQKRQPEWTGE
- a CDS encoding CoA-binding protein, yielding MNHDSYSDSYIRGVLDEVKTIAMVGASPNPVRPSYFVLKYMLEKGYQVIPVNPGQAGKEILGQTVYASLKDIPQPVDMVDIFRNSEAAGPITDDAIAIGAKVVWMQLQVRNDEAAERAEEAGLNVVMNRCPKIEYGRLSGEIGWAGVNSRTLSSKKPRLAAGFQHRKLGTGRKSD
- a CDS encoding SagB/ThcOx family dehydrogenase; the protein is MSDFLQTLSRRRSNRDFALEPITSSDLEAVLWAMYGVTDESGKRTVPSAESLHPLKLFLSVGHVEGLDRGLFEVDMVEQTFTRRSRRDLRLGLEQAALGEQPWVGSAAAVVTVCGNIPLACRHFVDQPPYGVRGERYVYLEAGASAQNGQLAATANGLASVLVAGFRDEITSECLGLKAPWSPILHLCLGEPESE
- a CDS encoding O-acetylhomoserine aminocarboxypropyltransferase, with protein sequence MSDDHIPGFDTLAVHAGAQPDPATGARTTPIYQTTSFVFDDVDHAASLFGLQAFGNIYTRIMNPTQAVLEERVAALEGGTAALAVSSGHAAQHLIFHAMLEPGDEFVASRQLYGGSINQFTHSFKQYGWNVAWADFNDPAAIEAAITDKTKAIFCESIANPGGIVMDLDAISAVAKKHGLPLIVDNTMATPYLCRPIEHGADLVVHSLTKFMGGHGNSMGGIIVDAGSFDWSASGKYPMLSEPRPEYQGIKIHETFGNFAFAIACRVLGLRDLGPAISPMNAFLILTGIETLPLRMQKHSDNAKEVAAFLASHEAVSWVSYSGLPGDKSYNTAQKYCPKGSGAVFTFGLKGGYDAGVKLVESLQLFSHLANIGDTRSLVIHPASTTHRQLTDEQKTAAGAGPDVVRLSVGIEDASDIIADLKQALS
- a CDS encoding COX15/CtaA family protein, which gives rise to MTSVDFGRLARNDQAVTGRAVIVWLYVIALLIFVMVLVGGATRLTDSGLSITEWKPIHGAIPPLSVAEWQEEFDKYKQIPEYELVNKGMSLEEFKFIFWWEWGHRFLGRFIGVAFLLPFLFFLWKGAVPTRHRPQLWMLFVLGGLQGAIGWWMVASGLTERVDVSQYRLAVHLTLACVIFAYTIWVAKDMQLERKGLSERESQFGYGLAWVLLLLTLGQIFLGGLVAGLHAGHGYNTWPLMGETFVPEGLLQFEPVWINVFENAITVQFDHRILAYILFGLTLVHTIRMWDTPMRRGAMMLMTAVTAQAIIGIGTLVHSVPMALGLLHQGGAVVVLWVAVAHLRRLASMPE
- a CDS encoding DUF2842 domain-containing protein; this translates as MKQRTRKFFGVILVLIWMIFYALLAMTIAVAKLPEASRLFELVYYALAGLLWTIPVAIIIKWMAKPDEEAADAEG
- a CDS encoding polysaccharide deacetylase family protein codes for the protein MTLHRVQPRQDGDDFQPNRLLEVTPDYLEAVVRHLREADIDLVSLDEASNRLNDPDARRFVCLTFDDGYRDNLELAYPILKKHNVPFCIYVATGLIDRQTEPWWLVLEEVLRKSQALDFAGEGVEWSAPLRTSGEKCAAYQMLWHALMTGDQHWQRRIIRRLADQADISIDEMNDELFMTWDEVRTINQDPLVTIGAHTVNHYALRRLGRDEAREEIIRGAAVLAEQLGENPAHFSYPYGMAMAASEREFQLAAEIGFKTAVTTRPGLLHRKPMDVPTALPRISLNGEYQDLRYLDVLLSGAPMLFYKGLKLIKGERLRASEAA
- a CDS encoding GNAT family N-acetyltransferase is translated as MPSKVDAFERAESRVTANMLGQHLGNVESFDLYLSDSTSSLEYLWHDFQKTAVMTPYQQFGWMDAWLNTIGAEQNIEAAIVTGFDNHGIAFILPLCIKRRGPFRVLNWIGGKHTNYNMGLYRRDVMSRLSAQDICQLLKIISQNGTRIDVVQLQNQPKSWNGLDNPFAAVPYSDAPSIALSVDLSSGFQHYFETVVRKRARKKYKTQTRKLLESGHSVAIRISESATDGYELFSIFLKQRNERFRNQGIQSPFGSDDAILFYLDLIQRSQSADKDLLTFYSLVIDGQVRAIFAGVGHRGRFSACITSFADDELAQLSPGEYLLHYLIQDRAELGDVIFDLGIGDARYKRAWCDTEDVLFDNLLPVASIGRLLVPALRVGSRLKSEIKNSRTLWSAVNLYRRAKAYLLCVFHPCDDEEALPSVKNVKQPVANQDRRDSNAA
- a CDS encoding Wzz/FepE/Etk N-terminal domain-containing protein, which encodes MAMQYRPSDADGEIDVGYIAAALWRAKYKLIASALIAGVFVLFLMQMVDPKYRATAQIIVAANDSVFTRPAESGVRSEERTILDKEGVRSQVEMLASVDLLRRVVAKTGEMPASEKERENERGIVKQLFDSVSGIFNLGGPKRSVNPEYDRVARFSEGLEVYEVRGTRVITIDYSSMDPTFAAAAANTVVSEYLAFQGEVKEQRTKEAVVWLESEIARLRETVTLSENRVAEYRAETGLQIGQSNTPLNREQLSSLNTELARARGVQLDAEAKASQIQSLLDGGGSLDTSREVINSQLIQRLREQKAQLKARLAQLSASLLPGHPTIKAIQSQIADLDKEIRSEARNLRRALENDATVARKRVESLEAKLTQLQQVSANADTQSVKLRELEREATSDRDLLETFLKRYREALARQNVDAFLPDARVVSNASVPSKPYFPNVGLFVIAAVAVVFIFGVVGITLRSLLSGRAIVYSEVMPAAVPVAAVAAPAVTPTPTPTPAPTSPTRTGHAEVSRVVEETPPVNSPQTNRSDTQESTRNSVVLDDEAKEEGLRLRASIEDVLMDERVKAIKTDDNPSDNITASTSQIPESLRESTSETEMTKPKLVSDEKRGSGETGVGHAAAGASTLAAMATPKSASIHDLTKVRSPDSSDQRGSEAEAASVSPAAIAQVNNKDAESVVFIQLSPSGGSLGRAMDLAQDLSGQGQKVLLLDIDLANIGAADKAAGFWDVVAGTMSLSDVIVPDADTGLDMVVAGTVDDRWDESSDIVKGLFRRLSKRYDYVVTNLGGPEHLDAGLEVIGDGADVIVTPDQALSEADEASLREALEEFACRDVTFASRARSMA